One Salarias fasciatus chromosome 22, fSalaFa1.1, whole genome shotgun sequence DNA segment encodes these proteins:
- the LOC115409452 gene encoding stathmin-like, which yields MASAEDIQVKELDKRASGQAFEVILGAPTPDKSDFPLSQPKKKDVSLEEIQRKLDAAEERRKNHEAEVLKHLAEKREHGKEVQQKAMEENNNFSKMAEEKLNQKMEANKENRTALMAAMNEKFKEKDKKLEEVRKNKETKEPGSEGTSED from the exons ATGGCATCTGCTGAAG ATATCCAGGTCAAAGAGCTCGACAAGCGGGCCTCTGGTCAGGCTTTTGAAGTCATCCTGGGCGCTCCGACCCCAGACAAGAGTGACTTCCCCCTGTCTCAACCCAAAAAGAAGGACGTCTCGCTGGAGGAGATCCAGAGGAAGCTGgatgctgcagaggagagacgcAAG aaCCACGAGGCCGAGGTCCTGAAGCACCTAGCTGAGAAGCGCGAGCACGGGAAGGAGGTGCAGCAGAAAGCCATGGAGGAGAACAACAACTTCAGCAAGATGGCCGAGGAGAAGCTCAACCAGAAGATGGAGGCCAACAAGGAGAACCGCACAGCCCTCATGGCAGCCATGAACGAGAAATTCAAAGAGAAG GACAAAAAGTTGGAAGAGGTGCGAAAGAACAAGGAGACCAAAGAGCCCGGCTCAGAAGGCACTTCGGAAGACTGA